The following coding sequences are from one Diabrotica virgifera virgifera chromosome 2, PGI_DIABVI_V3a window:
- the LOC126880796 gene encoding uncharacterized protein LOC126880796, translated as MGEKSEEILLQMQKVHTVYDDMIQALESHFIPRRNILFERFQFNSRVQLPGENIDSFIAAVHALAANCNLSALKEEFIRDRIVVGMLDKKTSEKMQLEAKLTLSDAILYARQAELQSQQNSVLQQQQSPLNVITKQENTPKSFNTSKRPQHPEVKCKYCGLAHHKREICPARRSTCRGC; from the coding sequence ATGGGCGAGAAGAGTGAAGAAATCCTCTTACAAATGCAGAAGGTCCATACAGTATATGATGACATGATACAAGCACTGGAAAGCCATTTCATACCACGAAGAAACATCCTATTCGAAAGATTTCAATTTAACTCTAGGGTCCAATTACCAGGGGAAAACATTGATAGTTTTATAGCAGCAGTGCATGCTCTGGCAGCTAATTGTAACTTGAGTGCACTAAAAGAAGAGTTTATAAGAGATAGAATTGTCGTTGGTATGCTTGATAAGAAGACTAGTGAAAAAATGCAATTAGAGGCCAAACTTACATTATCAGATGCAATATTATATGCACGCCAAGCTGAATTGCAGTCCCAGCAAAACAGTGTACTACAACAACAACAGTCACCACTTAATGTTATAACTAAACAAGAAAACACTCCAAAAAGCTTCAATACGAGTAAACGTCCCCAACATCCTGAGGTAAAGTGTAAATACTGTGGTTTGGCACACCATAAACGAGAAATCTGTCCTGCTCGAAGATCTACATGTAGAGGGTGTTGA